One window of Dysgonomonas mossii genomic DNA carries:
- a CDS encoding alpha-L-fucosidase, with protein MKFKLSLTFFLFLFLYQTANSQNQPLKAYGAIPTQDQVNWQQMEYYMFTHFGPNTFTDVEWGNGKEDPKVFNPTHVDCRQWAATAKAAGMKGIIITAKHHDGFCLWPSKYSTHTVRESLWKDGKGDLLKELSEACREYGLKFGVYLSPWDQNHPAYGTPEYNQVFANTLNEVLSGYGEVFEQWFDGANGEGKDGKKQVYDWNLFHNTVYRNQPQAVIFSDVGPGCRWMGNEQGVAGKTNWSTLNIKGYEPGHGAPSVDILNTGVQGGEAWVPAETDVSIRPGWFYSPSTDDKVKSVDKLMDIYYTSVGRNSNLLLNVPPDRTGRINANDSIRLMEFRKAREESFSKDLIEGAEIKASNVRDNAAQYSVANLLDDNYNTYWATDDSELNPSIEIDLKQAKTFNRLALQEYIPLGQRVASFSVKYWDNGVWKDLTDATTIGYKRILRFPAISTQKLKISFTALACPLISKVSLYNAPESFSATEAVNKENNKSLSTSKWKLLSPVADLSEITDTDDNTFLEVKKKTPLVIDLGEAVLIKGFTYIPFNKVQSSNILRYNFYISLDGKNWAQVKKNAIFNNIANNPVKQDVTLFATKSEKARYIKLEPIETVDSGDNYFVAGIKLF; from the coding sequence ATGAAATTCAAATTGAGTTTAACCTTTTTCCTTTTTTTATTTTTATATCAAACTGCTAATTCCCAGAATCAGCCACTAAAGGCTTATGGAGCGATACCAACGCAAGATCAGGTCAACTGGCAACAAATGGAATACTATATGTTCACCCATTTTGGCCCTAATACTTTTACCGATGTAGAATGGGGGAATGGAAAAGAAGACCCGAAGGTATTTAATCCTACCCATGTGGACTGTCGTCAATGGGCAGCTACAGCGAAGGCTGCAGGTATGAAAGGTATCATTATCACGGCAAAGCACCACGATGGTTTTTGTTTGTGGCCAAGTAAATATAGTACGCATACAGTAAGAGAAAGCCTTTGGAAAGATGGAAAAGGAGACTTGTTGAAAGAGCTTTCTGAAGCTTGCCGCGAATATGGTTTAAAGTTTGGAGTTTATTTGTCTCCTTGGGATCAAAATCATCCTGCTTATGGAACTCCTGAATATAATCAGGTTTTTGCAAATACATTGAACGAAGTGCTATCAGGATACGGAGAAGTGTTTGAGCAATGGTTTGATGGTGCAAACGGAGAAGGAAAAGACGGCAAAAAACAAGTCTATGATTGGAACTTATTTCACAATACAGTATATAGAAATCAACCTCAAGCTGTAATATTCAGTGATGTAGGCCCCGGCTGTCGCTGGATGGGTAATGAGCAAGGTGTTGCAGGTAAGACTAACTGGTCTACACTTAATATTAAGGGCTATGAACCGGGACACGGAGCACCGTCTGTAGATATTTTAAATACAGGCGTACAAGGTGGTGAAGCATGGGTTCCTGCCGAAACGGATGTTTCTATCCGTCCGGGATGGTTTTATAGTCCGTCTACAGACGATAAGGTAAAGTCGGTAGATAAATTGATGGATATATATTATACTTCAGTCGGACGTAATTCTAACTTGTTGTTGAATGTTCCTCCCGATCGCACAGGGCGTATTAATGCGAATGACTCTATTCGTTTGATGGAGTTTCGTAAAGCAAGAGAGGAATCATTTAGTAAAGATTTGATTGAAGGCGCTGAAATAAAAGCAAGTAATGTGAGAGACAACGCTGCCCAATATTCTGTTGCAAACCTGCTTGACGATAACTATAACACGTATTGGGCTACAGACGATAGTGAATTAAATCCGTCTATTGAAATTGATTTGAAACAAGCGAAGACATTTAACCGTTTGGCATTACAAGAATATATCCCATTGGGGCAAAGAGTGGCATCGTTTAGTGTAAAATATTGGGATAACGGAGTTTGGAAAGACTTGACGGATGCTACAACAATAGGCTACAAACGTATTTTACGCTTCCCTGCGATCTCTACTCAAAAACTGAAAATAAGCTTTACTGCTCTTGCTTGTCCGCTAATCAGCAAAGTAAGTTTGTATAATGCTCCCGAATCATTCTCGGCGACAGAAGCAGTAAATAAAGAAAATAATAAGAGCCTTTCTACATCTAAATGGAAATTACTATCGCCTGTTGCTGATCTGTCAGAAATTACAGATACTGATGATAATACTTTCCTCGAAGTAAAGAAAAAGACTCCATTGGTAATCGACTTGGGTGAAGCTGTGTTAATTAAAGGTTTTACTTATATTCCTTTCAATAAAGTACAATCATCAAATATTCTCAGATATAATTTTTATATCAGTTTAGATGGCAAGAATTGGGCACAAGTTAAGAAGAATGCTATTTTCAACAATATAGCCAATAACCCCGTGAAACAAGATGTTACTTTGTTTGCAACGAAATCAGAAAAAGCCCGCTATATAAAATTAGAACCGATAGAGACTGTCGACTCAGGAGATAACTATTTTGTGGCAGGAATAAAACTGTTTTGA
- the der gene encoding ribosome biogenesis GTPase Der, with product MGNLVAIVGRPNVGKSTLFNRLTESRQAIVDETSGTTRDRQYGKVEWGGQDFSLVDTGGWVVNSEDVFENEINKQVAIAIEEADVILFMVDVMNGLTDLDSSVANMLRRSKKPILLVSNKADNFNLHAQSAEFYALGLGDPINISAINGSGTGDLLDVIITKFTKKGEEEHLEDIPRIAIVGRPNAGKSSLVNALMDEERNIVTNIAGTTRDSIYTRFDKFNLDFYLVDTAGIRKKGKVTEDLEYYSVIRSIKAIENSDVCVLMLDATQGIESQDMNIFSLIQKNRKGLVVCVNKWDLVENKELVVIKTFENAIRERLAPFTDFPIIFASAMTKQRILKVLETAKEVYGRRKTKIPTHKLNEILLPIIERTPPPANKGKYIKIKYITQLPNTHVPTFVFFCNLPQWIKDPYKRFLENRIRDNWDLSGTPINIIIREK from the coding sequence ATGGGAAATTTAGTAGCTATAGTTGGACGCCCCAACGTGGGTAAGTCAACCCTGTTTAATCGATTGACAGAAAGTCGCCAGGCTATAGTCGATGAAACTTCGGGTACGACCCGTGACCGCCAATACGGAAAAGTAGAGTGGGGTGGTCAGGATTTTTCGCTTGTGGATACAGGCGGATGGGTTGTGAATTCTGAGGATGTTTTTGAAAATGAAATAAATAAGCAAGTAGCCATTGCTATAGAAGAAGCTGATGTAATTCTGTTTATGGTAGATGTAATGAACGGACTTACAGATTTGGATTCGAGCGTTGCAAACATGCTTCGCCGCTCAAAGAAACCAATCCTTCTTGTCTCCAATAAAGCAGATAACTTTAATTTGCACGCTCAGTCGGCAGAATTCTATGCTCTCGGCTTAGGTGATCCTATTAATATTTCGGCGATCAACGGTTCGGGTACAGGAGATCTTTTGGATGTGATAATAACTAAGTTTACAAAAAAGGGAGAAGAGGAACATCTCGAAGATATACCACGTATTGCCATTGTTGGGCGACCTAATGCAGGGAAGTCATCTTTGGTAAATGCCTTGATGGATGAGGAACGTAATATTGTAACCAATATAGCCGGCACAACACGTGATTCGATCTATACACGGTTCGATAAGTTTAATCTGGACTTTTATCTTGTAGATACTGCGGGTATCCGTAAGAAAGGAAAGGTTACCGAAGATTTGGAATACTACTCGGTGATTCGTTCCATAAAAGCGATTGAAAATTCAGACGTTTGTGTTCTGATGCTTGATGCTACGCAAGGGATAGAGAGTCAGGATATGAATATATTTTCTCTTATTCAGAAAAACCGTAAAGGGCTTGTAGTTTGTGTAAACAAATGGGATTTGGTAGAGAATAAGGAACTGGTTGTCATAAAGACTTTCGAAAATGCAATTCGGGAACGATTGGCACCTTTCACTGATTTCCCGATCATTTTTGCTTCGGCTATGACCAAACAACGTATTCTGAAAGTGTTAGAAACAGCTAAAGAAGTTTATGGTCGTAGAAAAACTAAGATTCCAACACATAAGCTGAATGAGATATTACTCCCTATTATAGAGCGCACTCCGCCTCCTGCGAATAAAGGAAAATATATCAAGATAAAGTATATTACCCAGTTGCCTAATACACATGTTCCTACGTTTGTGTTCTTTTGTAACCTTCCTCAATGGATAAAAGATCCATACAAACGTTTTCTCGAAAATCGTATTCGTGATAATTGGGATTTGTCGGGTACTCCGATCAATATCATTATCAGAGAGAAATAA
- a CDS encoding DUF3329 domain-containing protein, which translates to MIDKLNTKNLQLQRFLFVVVLFCIGATIYYFNYLFPLHADDWAYSFREVLVDYGFPSSNEKIASFKDILESQYAHYFNWGGRSVVHFIAQFLLWIGTPLNDILNTLAYVMLICSMYFICNKGKSTNAFLLILISTSVWFLVPRFTSDVFWITGSANYLWGTLLIILFIYPYVSYFFDEHTDDKLYKTVLFFFAGIIAGWTNESTASVAILLIFIFCIYYKKNLKLPKWAVTGLIGLCFGFALMILAPGNYVRAALVAKQNVREQGLSIFETLWSNLPDMMSIRYLPYMLPVSLLFLFFLFLFFKSRKNMEKDQYKKVLFAAVLFFVAGQLSFFIMIVSPVFPAWVMFGQIVFIVIAIGILYANIEIRHKLFQYANLIAIIALVSLYGIDYYRKYPSMKLISDVYQAREASLKEQVANGIQDIVFTDKVAVHSKFHYEDLSTNPDQWLNNKYAFYYSVRSVRVVKAD; encoded by the coding sequence ATGATAGATAAACTAAATACAAAAAACTTGCAACTACAAAGATTTCTCTTTGTAGTTGTACTTTTTTGTATTGGTGCTACTATTTACTACTTTAACTACTTATTCCCTCTCCATGCCGACGATTGGGCCTATTCATTCAGAGAGGTACTGGTCGATTATGGTTTTCCTTCCAGCAATGAAAAGATAGCCAGCTTTAAAGATATACTCGAATCTCAGTATGCCCATTATTTCAATTGGGGTGGACGGTCGGTTGTTCACTTCATAGCCCAATTTCTTCTGTGGATAGGTACACCCCTCAATGATATATTAAATACATTAGCTTATGTAATGCTGATCTGTTCAATGTACTTTATTTGCAATAAGGGTAAGTCAACCAACGCCTTTTTGCTGATACTGATTAGTACATCTGTCTGGTTTCTTGTTCCCCGGTTTACCTCCGATGTGTTTTGGATTACAGGAAGTGCTAACTATCTGTGGGGAACCTTGCTCATTATACTATTTATATATCCCTATGTGTCTTACTTTTTTGATGAGCATACGGATGATAAACTTTATAAAACTGTATTATTTTTTTTCGCAGGAATCATAGCCGGATGGACAAATGAGTCTACCGCCTCAGTTGCTATATTATTGATATTTATTTTTTGTATCTATTATAAGAAAAACTTGAAACTTCCTAAATGGGCAGTCACAGGTTTGATTGGATTATGCTTTGGCTTTGCTCTGATGATTCTCGCACCCGGAAATTATGTTCGTGCGGCACTCGTTGCTAAGCAAAATGTGAGAGAGCAGGGATTATCAATATTTGAAACTCTCTGGTCAAACTTACCGGATATGATGTCTATTCGATATTTGCCCTATATGCTTCCTGTTTCGCTGCTCTTTTTATTTTTTTTATTTCTCTTTTTCAAGAGCCGAAAAAATATGGAGAAAGATCAATATAAAAAGGTTTTGTTTGCAGCAGTACTATTCTTTGTTGCAGGTCAGCTTTCTTTCTTTATAATGATTGTATCACCTGTTTTCCCTGCTTGGGTTATGTTCGGGCAGATTGTTTTTATAGTTATCGCCATTGGTATCCTATATGCGAATATAGAAATAAGACACAAGTTGTTCCAATATGCGAATTTGATAGCGATAATAGCATTGGTTAGTCTATATGGTATAGATTATTATAGAAAATACCCATCAATGAAGTTAATATCGGATGTCTATCAGGCTCGGGAAGCATCCTTGAAGGAGCAGGTGGCTAATGGAATACAAGATATTGTGTTTACGGACAAAGTTGCTGTTCATAGCAAATTTCACTACGAAGACCTGAGCACAAATCCTGATCAATGGCTGAACAATAAATACGCTTTCTACTATAGTGTAAGGTCGGTAAGAGTCGTAAAAGCAGATTGA
- a CDS encoding UvrD-helicase domain-containing protein → MSNHASFDDEINLYVYKASAGSGKTHRLTEKYLNLLFSSPFAYRHILAVTFTNKATDEMKSRIIEELANIATGKESDHISFLSKEYKYNEEQVRKEARDILVRILHDYSSFSVSTIDKFFQQTMRAFTREIGLGGGYNVELDTNKVLGEAIDSMLYDLEQTDNKLLLDWLIRFSEEKVENGETWNIRNDIQSLSSEIFKESYKAYSNQVQTDISDKQLMTDYKDMLFTIIRDFEKASQQIGEKALNIMSRFGLKGEDFKGGTRSPFLNFLKWANGTIAEPTDTFRTLADNLSGWYTKTTGSATRDKIESVYPELNICVCDIINHYDNSLIYQTAYEINRYFFTLGILGDVDKKIREYSTENNIMLISDTTELLNRIIEGNESPFIYEKVGQRINNYMIDEFQDTSGMQWQNFLPLVKDSLGSGNKNYIVGDVKQSIYRWRNSDWKLLDEQLDIDFRSEGIEHDTLDTNWRSSRNVISFNNAVFSIGSALLQDTFNKSLQDLDNARLKPFLTRITKAYDELYQEIPESHKNNEGRVRVEFIDTDEHIWQNYVLEQLPVEIEQLQERGYSLKDIAILVRTKKEGADVANCLLEYKKLHPGSKYRYDIISDEALFVSNSKSIKLIIALLKHLHNPLDKSLKALAVFEYFKYSKQMNAEEALLKYFSAKDDLPQQIEDRLSHIRELPLYEMTEEIFNLFREAMENDEQVYIQSFLDMVLDFTVRNSSDLDAFLRWWDETGTNKTIFTPDGQDAIRIMTIHKSKGLGFNVVLIPFCNWEIDHKLTTILWCHPQTEPFNRLHLVPVKYSQKLKNTIFAYEYFDERLHAFIDNINVLYVAFTRAKNELIAYAPKPKKEEVSNISSLLWATINSGSVGNGKQAYTDLSQHIDEETATFEIGENYIPIKKVTHRSVEEISVDSLSSIPYDERVKLLLKNKYFFTDTGQRDYGTLMHEIVSKVKTIDDVQKAVEEYHIAGEITATDKSKIIGLLEEYLSNPLVAPWYSGEYKVLNEIQILQPKGKFVRPDRVMIKGKEVIVIDYKFGEKEDKKYIRQVKYYADQIRKMGYTDIKGYICYIRLGKIVEI, encoded by the coding sequence ATGTCAAATCACGCATCATTTGATGATGAAATAAACTTATACGTATATAAAGCCTCTGCCGGCTCGGGAAAAACACACCGACTGACAGAGAAGTATCTTAATTTGCTTTTCTCGTCCCCCTTTGCATACAGGCATATACTGGCTGTAACCTTTACCAATAAGGCTACAGACGAGATGAAAAGCCGTATAATAGAAGAGTTGGCAAATATCGCCACAGGGAAGGAATCGGATCATATAAGTTTTCTCTCGAAAGAATATAAATACAACGAAGAACAGGTAAGAAAAGAGGCTCGGGATATACTGGTGCGCATCCTACACGACTATTCGTCTTTTTCGGTAAGCACTATCGACAAGTTTTTCCAACAAACAATGCGGGCTTTTACCCGTGAAATCGGCTTAGGTGGTGGGTACAATGTAGAACTGGATACCAACAAGGTATTGGGCGAAGCTATCGACTCCATGCTGTACGATCTGGAACAGACAGACAATAAACTATTGTTAGATTGGTTAATCCGTTTTTCAGAAGAAAAAGTAGAAAACGGAGAAACCTGGAATATCCGCAACGATATACAATCCCTATCGTCTGAAATATTTAAAGAAAGCTACAAAGCATACAGCAATCAGGTGCAAACAGACATCAGTGATAAGCAGCTGATGACCGACTACAAAGATATGCTGTTTACCATTATCAGGGATTTTGAAAAAGCATCGCAGCAGATCGGAGAAAAGGCATTGAACATAATGTCTCGCTTCGGACTAAAAGGTGAAGATTTTAAAGGAGGAACCCGCTCTCCGTTTCTTAATTTCTTAAAATGGGCTAACGGAACGATTGCCGAACCAACAGATACGTTCCGCACGTTAGCGGATAACCTTAGTGGCTGGTACACCAAAACGACAGGTTCAGCAACACGGGATAAAATAGAAAGCGTATACCCTGAACTCAACATCTGTGTATGCGACATCATAAACCACTATGATAACTCACTGATCTATCAGACAGCATACGAAATAAACCGTTACTTCTTCACATTAGGGATACTGGGAGACGTAGATAAAAAAATTCGGGAATATAGTACCGAGAATAATATCATGTTGATTTCGGATACGACCGAACTGCTAAACCGTATCATAGAGGGCAATGAATCCCCGTTTATATACGAAAAGGTTGGTCAACGAATCAACAATTACATGATCGACGAGTTTCAAGACACATCGGGCATGCAGTGGCAAAACTTTCTTCCTCTGGTAAAGGATAGTCTTGGCAGCGGAAACAAAAACTACATAGTAGGTGATGTAAAGCAAAGTATTTATCGTTGGAGAAACTCAGACTGGAAACTTCTGGATGAACAACTCGATATAGATTTCCGAAGCGAGGGCATAGAACATGATACGCTGGATACCAACTGGCGCAGCTCCCGCAATGTTATTTCTTTCAACAATGCAGTATTTTCTATTGGTTCGGCGTTGCTGCAAGATACATTCAACAAATCATTGCAAGATCTTGATAATGCAAGGCTCAAGCCATTCCTCACACGGATAACAAAAGCTTATGACGAACTGTATCAGGAGATACCCGAAAGCCATAAAAACAACGAAGGGCGAGTAAGAGTAGAGTTTATTGATACTGACGAGCATATATGGCAGAATTATGTATTGGAGCAATTACCTGTCGAGATAGAACAGTTGCAGGAAAGAGGTTACAGCCTCAAAGATATTGCCATACTAGTACGCACAAAAAAAGAAGGAGCAGATGTAGCAAATTGCTTGTTGGAATATAAAAAGCTACACCCGGGTTCAAAATATCGTTATGATATTATATCCGATGAAGCGCTGTTTGTAAGCAACTCAAAGAGCATCAAACTTATAATTGCCCTACTAAAGCATTTGCACAATCCTTTGGATAAATCACTGAAGGCCTTGGCTGTTTTCGAATATTTCAAATACAGCAAGCAAATGAATGCCGAAGAGGCGCTGCTCAAATACTTCTCGGCAAAAGACGATCTGCCTCAACAGATAGAGGACAGGCTGAGCCATATACGAGAACTGCCATTGTATGAAATGACGGAAGAGATCTTCAATCTATTTCGTGAAGCTATGGAAAACGATGAGCAGGTATATATACAATCGTTTTTAGATATGGTGCTCGATTTCACGGTTCGTAATTCTTCCGATCTGGATGCATTTCTCAGATGGTGGGACGAGACGGGTACAAATAAAACTATTTTTACCCCTGATGGTCAAGATGCGATACGGATTATGACAATACATAAGTCGAAAGGGCTGGGTTTTAATGTTGTACTGATTCCCTTCTGCAACTGGGAGATAGATCATAAACTAACTACAATATTGTGGTGTCACCCACAGACAGAACCATTCAACAGACTACATCTCGTTCCTGTAAAATATTCACAAAAGCTAAAAAACACCATTTTTGCTTACGAATATTTTGATGAGCGGCTTCATGCATTTATCGACAATATCAATGTATTGTACGTGGCTTTCACTCGTGCAAAAAACGAACTGATAGCTTATGCTCCCAAGCCGAAGAAGGAAGAAGTGAGTAATATATCGTCTTTGCTATGGGCTACAATAAACAGCGGTTCTGTAGGGAATGGCAAGCAAGCTTACACAGACCTGTCTCAACACATAGATGAAGAAACTGCGACTTTTGAAATAGGTGAAAATTATATACCAATCAAAAAAGTTACACACAGATCAGTAGAAGAAATCAGTGTAGATAGCTTATCCAGCATTCCTTATGATGAAAGAGTAAAACTATTATTGAAAAACAAGTACTTTTTCACCGATACCGGACAACGAGACTATGGCACTCTGATGCACGAAATTGTGAGTAAGGTAAAAACAATTGACGACGTACAGAAAGCTGTAGAAGAATATCACATTGCAGGAGAGATTACTGCTACTGATAAGAGCAAGATAATAGGACTACTAGAAGAATACCTTTCCAATCCTCTGGTCGCCCCGTGGTATAGCGGTGAATACAAGGTATTGAACGAGATACAGATATTACAGCCCAAAGGCAAATTTGTTCGTCCCGACCGTGTGATGATAAAGGGCAAGGAGGTTATTGTAATTGACTATAAATTCGGCGAAAAGGAAGACAAAAAATATATCCGTCAAGTGAAATATTATGCCGATCAGATCCGTAAAATGGGCTACACCGACATAAAAGGATATATTTGTTACATCAGATTAGGTAAAATTGTAGAAATATAA
- a CDS encoding translation initiation factor, whose translation MDMNDWKDRLNVVYSTNPDFKYDTDKEEEQDTLPKEKQQLRIQLDKRNRKGKAVTLITGFVGTSEDLEELGKFLKVKCGVGGSAKDHEIIVQGDLRNKVLELLQKEGYVKSRII comes from the coding sequence ATCGATATGAATGATTGGAAAGACCGTCTGAATGTTGTGTATTCCACAAATCCGGACTTCAAATATGATACAGACAAGGAAGAGGAGCAAGATACCCTCCCGAAAGAGAAACAGCAATTACGCATCCAGCTAGATAAGCGCAACCGAAAAGGGAAAGCGGTGACTCTGATCACAGGATTTGTAGGAACAAGCGAAGATCTGGAAGAATTGGGTAAATTCTTAAAGGTTAAATGTGGTGTTGGCGGATCGGCAAAAGACCACGAGATAATTGTACAGGGAGATCTCCGTAACAAAGTATTAGAACTACTCCAAAAAGAAGGGTATGTCAAATCACGCATCATTTGA
- a CDS encoding nitroreductase family protein, translating to MNKKYILFGLITICSISFMSCSQKDEKQITKKEAALSAIYNRKSVRSFIKDRPVSDEDVQALIKAGMSAPSGKDTRPWEFVIINDRAILDKMAEELPTAKMLSQAPMAIVVCGDTIRSSYWYLDCSAATENILLAAEAMELGGVWTAAYPYRDRMTTVIKHTNMPAQVLPLVVIPIGYPMGNHSVKDKYDEKKIHMNKW from the coding sequence ATGAATAAAAAGTATATACTTTTCGGTCTCATAACTATTTGTAGTATCTCTTTTATGAGTTGTTCTCAAAAAGATGAAAAGCAAATAACAAAAAAGGAGGCCGCCTTATCTGCAATCTATAACAGAAAAAGTGTACGCAGTTTTATCAAAGACAGACCTGTTTCGGATGAAGATGTTCAGGCACTAATAAAGGCCGGTATGTCTGCACCTTCGGGAAAAGACACCCGTCCGTGGGAATTTGTGATTATAAATGACAGGGCTATATTGGATAAAATGGCAGAAGAACTACCTACAGCCAAAATGCTATCTCAAGCGCCAATGGCAATTGTTGTTTGTGGAGATACCATCCGCTCTTCGTACTGGTATCTAGATTGTTCGGCTGCAACAGAAAATATTCTTCTAGCCGCCGAAGCGATGGAGCTCGGCGGCGTGTGGACTGCCGCTTACCCCTATCGGGACAGAATGACTACAGTGATAAAACATACGAATATGCCAGCACAAGTTCTACCACTGGTAGTAATACCAATAGGCTACCCGATGGGAAACCATTCGGTAAAAGATAAGTATGACGAAAAGAAAATACACATGAATAAGTGGTAG